From Terriglobales bacterium, one genomic window encodes:
- a CDS encoding cytochrome P460 family protein, translated as MKRIFGLVVVALAAAALLSPAPRAKESSNAPQYTQDGKLLMPANYRDWNYLSSGLGMTYAKSGPDNHPMFTNVYVNPESYHAFLKTGQWPDKTTLVLEVYTSATEGSINQGGQYQLEPAGGIEAHVKDTSRPGHPWKFYGFDEKGAPADARGEGNPCTKCHSKNGAVEDTFVQFYPTLLKVARAKGTLRPENDITKK; from the coding sequence ATGAAGCGCATCTTCGGCCTGGTGGTAGTCGCCCTTGCCGCCGCTGCCCTGCTCTCGCCCGCGCCGCGCGCGAAGGAAAGTTCCAACGCGCCGCAGTACACCCAGGACGGCAAGCTCCTGATGCCCGCCAACTATCGCGACTGGAACTACCTCTCCTCCGGCCTGGGCATGACGTACGCCAAGAGCGGCCCCGACAACCATCCGATGTTCACCAACGTGTACGTGAACCCGGAGAGCTACCACGCGTTCCTGAAGACCGGGCAGTGGCCCGACAAGACCACACTGGTGCTCGAGGTGTACACCTCGGCGACCGAGGGGTCGATCAACCAGGGCGGGCAGTACCAGCTCGAGCCGGCCGGCGGCATCGAGGCGCACGTGAAGGACACCTCGCGCCCCGGCCACCCGTGGAAGTTCTACGGCTTCGACGAGAAGGGCGCGCCCGCCGACGCGCGCGGCGAAGGCAATCCCTGCACCAAGTGCCACAGCAAGAACGGCGCGGTGGAAGACACCTTCGTGCAGTTCTATCCCACGCTGCTCAAGGTGGCGCGCGCCAAGGGCACGCTCCGCCCGGAGAACGACATCACGAAGAAGTAA